One Candidatus Binataceae bacterium genomic region harbors:
- a CDS encoding DUF2231 domain-containing protein: MDKIAQELVRWHIHPIVDHFTIALLVVALLIDIAASILAERLWLRYMALTLMVLGAISAVCSWFTGGGEAHATFKYLDPAGQAVLHIHSQLGNALAITFAVLALWRILIQALGFMARTRQVYLALAFLAVILLGYQGWLGGELVYGFGAGTALLTSGAQASAQTPPSTSKVAPLPSAIPTVYVPMPSATAQPRASAAASAVAPISSPQPSATASALPTGGAS, from the coding sequence ATGGACAAAATTGCACAAGAGTTGGTGCGCTGGCATATACATCCGATCGTCGACCATTTCACGATCGCCTTGCTGGTGGTTGCCCTGCTTATTGATATCGCGGCCTCGATTCTGGCCGAGCGGCTGTGGTTGCGCTACATGGCACTGACTTTAATGGTCTTGGGTGCAATCAGCGCTGTCTGCTCCTGGTTCACCGGCGGTGGCGAGGCGCATGCGACCTTCAAGTACCTGGATCCGGCCGGGCAAGCGGTGTTGCACATCCACTCCCAACTGGGCAACGCTCTGGCAATCACCTTCGCGGTCCTGGCGCTATGGCGGATTCTGATTCAAGCGTTAGGCTTCATGGCGCGGACCCGGCAGGTGTACCTGGCCTTGGCCTTTTTGGCAGTTATTTTGTTGGGTTATCAGGGCTGGTTAGGGGGAGAATTGGTGTACGGTTTTGGCGCTGGGACCGCACTGCTGACCAGCGGGGCTCAGGCCTCGGCCCAGACCCCACCGTCGACCTCCAAGGTGGCACCGCTGCCCAGCGCGATCCCCACGGTGTACGTACCGATGCCCAGCGCCACTGCGCAACCCCGTGCCAGCGCGGCAGCAAGCGCGGTTGCACCGATCAGCTCGCCTCAACCCAGCGCGACTGCCAGCGCGCTACCCACCGGTGGCGCTTCGTAA
- a CDS encoding MOSC N-terminal beta barrel domain-containing protein, which produces MDEPTVGTIAQIWRYPVKSMRGEQVMAVSIGPQGLLGDRALALREVSSGHLVSAKKWPRMLELRATYIHPPGLPLDLANVAIELPGAPTIAAADPALDGLLSRFLGLEVRLERSPGAARNKIGIDPATIFGDLAAAEVMRGLAPGTALPPTFGAPRGTFFDAAPIHLIASGTLAHLGQLLDQPPPAARRFRPNLLIDTAGAGDGFVEDRWIGHALRMGDIEINQLKPTLRCVMTTHAQEELARDLVILPTAARYHQALVGVTGKIIGSGQIAVGDAIALR; this is translated from the coding sequence GTGGATGAGCCGACAGTAGGGACGATAGCCCAAATCTGGCGTTATCCGGTCAAATCGATGCGTGGAGAGCAGGTCATGGCGGTTTCGATTGGTCCCCAGGGATTGCTGGGCGATCGCGCTTTGGCGCTGCGCGAGGTGAGCAGCGGCCATCTGGTCAGTGCCAAGAAATGGCCGCGGATGCTGGAACTGCGCGCCACCTACATCCATCCACCCGGGCTGCCATTGGATCTCGCCAACGTTGCCATTGAGCTGCCTGGCGCGCCGACGATCGCGGCCGCCGATCCCGCGCTCGACGGCCTGTTGTCGCGCTTCCTGGGGCTCGAGGTGCGGCTGGAGCGCAGCCCCGGCGCCGCGCGCAACAAGATCGGGATCGACCCGGCGACGATCTTCGGTGACCTGGCGGCCGCCGAAGTTATGCGAGGCTTGGCGCCCGGCACCGCGCTGCCGCCCACCTTCGGCGCGCCGCGAGGAACCTTCTTCGACGCCGCGCCGATCCATCTGATAGCCAGCGGCACGCTGGCCCATCTAGGGCAATTGCTGGACCAACCGCCCCCGGCGGCCCGCCGCTTTCGCCCCAATCTGCTGATCGATACCGCCGGCGCAGGCGATGGCTTTGTCGAGGACCGGTGGATTGGCCATGCACTGCGCATGGGAGATATCGAAATTAATCAGCTTAAGCCTACCCTGCGGTGCGTGATGACCACGCACGCGCAGGAGGAGCTGGCGCGCGATTTGGTAATCCTACCGACTGCGGCGCGCTATCACCAAGCCCTGGTCGGCGTGACCGGCAAAATCATAGGCAGCGGGCAAATTGCCGTAGGTGACGCGATCGCTCTACGTTGA
- a CDS encoding ferritin-like domain-containing protein — translation MGDFLADVEAIRQHARQNMESGAVTGGYAADRERVIKVLNDVLATELVCTLRYMRHYYMASGINSESVKAEFLQHAKEEEEHTNWVAERIVQLRGAPNYNPEGLATRSHAQYAEGNSLVDMIREDLVAERIAIETYSEIVRWLSTDDPSTRRLIERILEVENKHAEDMVTLLEKV, via the coding sequence ATGGGTGATTTCCTGGCCGATGTCGAAGCTATCCGCCAGCATGCCCGCCAGAATATGGAGTCAGGCGCCGTCACCGGCGGGTACGCGGCCGACCGCGAACGCGTGATCAAAGTGCTTAACGACGTGCTGGCGACCGAGCTCGTCTGCACCCTGCGCTACATGCGTCATTACTACATGGCGAGCGGAATCAACTCGGAATCCGTCAAGGCAGAATTTCTCCAGCACGCCAAAGAGGAAGAGGAGCATACCAATTGGGTGGCCGAGCGGATCGTGCAGTTGCGCGGTGCCCCCAACTACAATCCCGAAGGGCTGGCCACGCGCAGCCATGCCCAGTACGCCGAAGGCAACAGCCTGGTTGACATGATCCGGGAGGATTTGGTCGCCGAACGCATCGCGATCGAAACCTATTCGGAGATAGTCCGCTGGCTGAGCACGGACGATCCCAGCACGCGCCGACTGATCGAGCGAATTTTGGAAGTGGAAAACAAGCATGCCGAGGACATGGTCACGCTCCTGGAGAAAGTCTGA
- a CDS encoding DUF2141 domain-containing protein — translation MTAGKKASWLGLLLVSIVIIAPKFACAQGKDDTGTLSVEITNLHNDKGVVRCALYSDPDQFPKGDYFRATTASIADKKATCVFKKLPPGTYAIAAFQAEHNERRMSYNFLGMPLEGYGFSDNAPSSFAPPAFSTAAITFRGGEASSKITLHYR, via the coding sequence ATGACAGCGGGAAAAAAGGCTTCTTGGCTAGGGCTGTTGTTGGTATCGATAGTTATTATCGCGCCGAAATTCGCTTGCGCCCAAGGCAAGGACGACACCGGCACGCTTTCGGTGGAGATTACCAACTTGCATAACGACAAGGGCGTGGTTCGCTGCGCTTTGTACTCCGATCCCGACCAATTTCCCAAGGGCGACTACTTTCGCGCCACCACCGCCTCGATCGCGGATAAAAAGGCGACCTGCGTGTTCAAAAAACTGCCGCCGGGTACCTATGCGATCGCCGCTTTTCAGGCCGAACACAACGAACGGCGGATGAGCTACAACTTCTTGGGGATGCCGCTGGAGGGGTACGGCTTCTCGGATAACGCCCCTTCCAGCTTCGCTCCGCCGGCGTTTTCCACCGCCGCGATCACCTTTCGCGGCGGTGAGGCCTCGAGCAAAATTACTTTGCACTATCGCTGA
- a CDS encoding YCF48-related protein, with the protein MLRQTPERAIIPPLDCPDQSALAEYYLASVADARVNIDKHVAGCRRCRAQLALLKAAHAPALPSLQRKREGHLARWWFNPWTGMAVASALAIITTLGMGRELFEAKGRSALPTSTSATERLQLKPDSAIATLSAEPWVRAIATTPDGRVRWEAGIGGRVERLAGPARVQWIPSGIASDLLAISAASGAVCWIAGRDGVVIRTTDGGAHWKQLGPPTTADLTAIVARNDRDAAVVTAEGRRYATADGGLSWQVR; encoded by the coding sequence GTGCTTCGCCAAACGCCAGAGCGCGCGATAATCCCTCCGCTGGACTGCCCCGATCAGAGTGCCCTCGCCGAATATTACCTCGCTTCGGTTGCCGATGCGCGTGTCAATATCGACAAGCACGTGGCCGGCTGCAGACGATGCCGCGCCCAGTTGGCGCTACTAAAAGCCGCGCACGCCCCAGCGCTGCCATCACTGCAGCGCAAGCGCGAGGGCCACCTAGCCCGATGGTGGTTCAATCCGTGGACAGGGATGGCGGTGGCGAGTGCACTTGCCATCATCACGACGCTGGGGATGGGCCGCGAGCTGTTCGAGGCCAAGGGCCGGAGCGCGCTTCCCACTTCCACCTCCGCCACTGAGCGCCTCCAGCTCAAGCCTGACAGCGCGATCGCAACGCTCTCCGCCGAGCCGTGGGTACGCGCCATCGCGACGACCCCCGACGGCAGGGTTCGATGGGAAGCGGGAATCGGCGGCCGGGTGGAGCGCCTCGCAGGTCCTGCGCGCGTCCAATGGATACCCAGCGGGATCGCCAGCGATCTGCTCGCGATCTCGGCTGCATCAGGTGCCGTATGCTGGATCGCTGGCCGCGACGGCGTGGTTATCCGCACCACCGACGGCGGCGCGCATTGGAAACAACTTGGGCCTCCCACCACCGCCGATCTGACCGCGATCGTTGCGCGAAATGACCGCGACGCCGCAGTCGTCACCGCGGAGGGCCGCCGTTACGCGACTGCGGACGGCGGCCTGAGTTGGCAGGTGCGCTAG
- a CDS encoding class I SAM-dependent methyltransferase, whose translation MVAAVLAHRAVSGGVLIDVGCGAGSLWSHVEQSFDRYIGVDAVRYDSFPPAATFYPANLNAGMPAVPNNLGDVVVAVETIEHLENPRALMRELVRVAKPGGWVIVTTPNQLSLNSIGCLLLKHRFAYFQDVHYPAHLTALLEIDLIRIARESGLADPRIDYSGSGRIPFTPWHYPPFLSAVFARSFSDNLALVGRKPL comes from the coding sequence ATGGTCGCCGCCGTCCTCGCGCACCGAGCCGTTAGCGGCGGAGTGCTGATCGATGTTGGGTGTGGCGCAGGCTCCCTATGGAGCCATGTTGAGCAATCCTTCGATCGCTATATCGGTGTGGACGCCGTGCGCTACGACTCTTTCCCGCCCGCCGCCACCTTTTACCCGGCGAACCTTAACGCCGGCATGCCCGCGGTTCCGAACAACCTCGGCGACGTGGTCGTTGCGGTCGAGACTATCGAGCATTTGGAGAATCCACGGGCTCTGATGCGAGAATTGGTGCGCGTAGCGAAGCCCGGTGGATGGGTGATCGTCACGACGCCCAACCAGCTTAGCCTGAACAGCATCGGCTGCCTTTTGCTCAAACATCGCTTTGCCTATTTTCAGGACGTCCACTACCCGGCCCATCTGACTGCCCTGCTGGAAATCGATCTGATACGGATAGCGCGCGAGAGCGGCCTCGCTGATCCTCGAATCGACTATAGCGGCAGCGGTCGTATCCCCTTCACCCCGTGGCATTACCCGCCGTTTCTGAGCGCCGTCTTTGCTCGTTCCTTCTCCGATAATCTCGCCCTGGTCGGCCGCAAGCCGCTCTGA